A genome region from Solanum pennellii chromosome 12, SPENNV200 includes the following:
- the LOC107007167 gene encoding leucine-rich repeat extensin-like protein 4, which yields MKEKTQTPICSLFFLVLCFLCCSVFTEHTNAEFTVSENGPLTDSEAQFIKRRQLLYYRDEFGDRGENVKIDPSMVFENDRIKNAYIALQAWKQAIISDPFNITMNWVGPNVCSYTGIFCAPALDNPKIRTVAGIDLNHGDIAGYLPEELGLLTDLGIFHINSNRFCGTIPRKLSKLKILFELDLSNNRFAGKFPYVVLSLPKLIFLDIRFNEFEGNVPSQLFDKPLDAIFINHNRFAFELPENFGNSPVSVIVLASNRFHGCLPASIGNMSNLNEAILMNNGLRSCLPAEIGLLKNLTVFDVSFNQLMGPLPENFGGLVNLEQLNVAHNMLSGTIPKSICQLPKLENFTYSYNFFTGEPPVCLGLPEFHDQRNCLPNRPVQRSPGQCKAFLSRKIHCSAFKCHKFVPVLPPPPPLSPPLPAPPPPVVVPISPPPSPVYSPPPPVYNPPSPSPPPPPPSPPPPSPPPPVYSPPPPPPSPPPPPPPPPPSPPPPSPPPPVYSPPPPVYSPPPPPPSPPPPSPPPPPPPVYSPPPPPPSPLPYCVRSPPPPPPNSPPPPPHNSPPPPLAHSPPPPSPYYYNSPPPPPPNSPPPPPNSPPPPPPTYIYSSPPPPNSPPPPPPAYVYSSPPPPHSPPPPSPLPCIEPPPPPPCIEPPPPPSPSPSPPPPPMYHYNSPPPPSPSPVYYYNSPPPPSPPPPPVYYYNSPPPPSPSPPPPSPPPTPVYEGPLPPVIGVQYASPPPPPFY from the coding sequence ATGAAGGAGaaaactcaaacacccattTGTTCTCTGTTTTTTCTTGTGCTCTGTTTTTTGTGTTGTTCAGTGTTTACTGAACACACAAATGCTGAGTTTACTGTTTCTGAAAATGGTCCTTTAACTGATTCTGAAGCTCAGTTCATCAAACGCAGGCAGCTTTTGTATTACAGAGATGAGTTTGGTGATAGAGgtgaaaatgtgaaaattgaTCCATCTATGGTGTTTGAGAATGATAGAATCAAGAATGCTTATATTGCTTTACAAGCATGGAAACAAGCTATCATTTCAGATCCCTTTAATATCACTATGAATTGGGTTGGTCCTAATGTATGCAGCTACACCGGAATCTTCTGTGCTCCGGCGTTGGATAATCCGAAAATCCGTACAGTTGCCGGCATTGACCTTAACCATGGTGACATTGCAGGGTATCTCCCGGAAGAGCTTGGTCTTCTTACAGATCTTGGGATTTTCCATATCAATTCCAATCGTTTCTGTGGTACAATACCGagaaagttgagcaagttgAAGATACTGTTCGAGCTGGATCTGAGTAATAACAGGTTTGCCGGGAAGTTTCCTTATGTTGTTTTGAGTTTACCCAAGTTGATATTTTTGGATATTAGGTTCAATGAATTTGAAGGTAATGTACCTTCGCAGCTTTTTGATAAGCCATTAGACGCCatttttattaatcataatCGTTTTGCGTTTGAGTTGCCGGAGAACTTTGGGAATTCGCCGGTTTCTGTGATAGTACTGGCGAGTAACCGTTTTCATGGGTGTCTTCCGGCGAGTATTGGGAATATGAGTAATCTTAATGAAGCGATTTTAATGAATAATGGGTTGCGTTCTTGTTTGCCGGCGGAGATTGGGTTGTTGAAAAATTTAACTGTGTTTGATGTGAGCTTTAATCAGTTGATGGGTCCGTTGCCGGAGAATTTTGGTGGTTTGGTGAATTTGGAGCAATTGAATGTTGCACATAATATGCTTTCTGGTACGATTCCTAAAAGTATTTGTCAGCTTCCGAAGCTTGAGAATTTTACCTATTCTTATAATTTCTTCACCGGTGAACCGCCGGTATGTTTGGGGTTGCCGGAGTTTCATGATCAACGGAATTGTTTGCCCAACAGACCGGTGCAACGGTCTCCGGGACAGTGTAAGGCATTTTTGTCTAGAAAAATTCATTGTAGTGCTTTTAAGTGTCATAAATTTGTTCCTGTTTTGCCACCTCCACCACCACTTTCGCCGCCGTTGCCTGCCCCTCCTCCGCCTGTTGTGGTGCCTATTTCTCCTCCTCCGTCGCCTGTTTATTCGCCTCCGCCACCAGTTTATAATCCTCCTTCACCTTCACCACCTCCACCACCACCCTCTCCACCTCCTCCATCACCTCCTCCACCAGTCTATTCACCACCCCCACCACCTCCATCTCCTcctccacccccacccccaccaccaCCATCTCCACCTCCACCATCACCCCCACCACCAGTTTATTCACCACCGCCACCAGTTTATTCACCGCCACCACCGCCACCATCTCCCCCTCCACCATCACCTCCACCTCCTCCGCCACCCGTTTATtcaccaccaccacctcctCCATCACCATTGCCTTATTGTGTACGCtcacctccacctccaccaCCAAATTCTCCACCTCCTCCACCACATAATTCACCACCTCCACCGCTTGCTCACTCGCCTCCACCCCCTTCACCTTATTATTACAATTCACCACCACCTCCGCCCCCAAATTCGCCACCTCCTCCACCAAATTCACCtcctccaccaccaccaacatACATTTACTCATCACCTCCGCCACCAAATTCACCACCTCCTCCACCACCAGCATACGTATACTCTTCACCTCCACCACCTCATTCCCCTCCACCTCCGTCCCCATTACCTTGTATAGAACCCCCACCCCCTCCTCCATGCATTGAACCACCCCCACCACCTTCCCCTTCACCATCTCCTCCTCCACCACCAATGTATCATTACAATTCTCCGCCCCCACCATCTCCATCACCGGTATATTACTACAATTCTCCACCCCCACCATCACCTCCTCCACCACCGGTATATTACTACAATTCTCCACCcccaccatcaccatcaccacctCCACCATCACCACCGCCTACTCCAGTATATGAAGGGCCATTGCCACCAGTAATAGGAGTTCAATATGCTTCACCACCTCCACCACCCTTTTATTAA
- the LOC107007271 gene encoding probable ADP-ribosylation factor GTPase-activating protein AGD14 — translation MANRREDEKNERTIRNLLKLPDNRRCINCNSLGPQYVCTNFWTFVCTTCSGLHREFTHRVKSVSMAKFTSQEVSALQGGGNASAKEIYLKDWDPQRNSLPDGSNVERLRDFIKHVYVDRRYSGERSFEKPPRGKMAEAENMNENRKTDTYRGGSRSPPNEEVYERRYSDRASPGGRSSGGRSPGYDQRSPARAEVINDWRREDRFGNGRTSDGGSKFESMSPDRQSDLDTSSPPMVRPVREILGDSVSPLRVIEPPKTNGGRSAADSSMRTQRTASSSSLASSNGNPVELKTETSLIDFDDVPEPPASAPAPQIQQSVTVMPVAQPTKSAADNWANFDSFAEVKASPAPSNTNILEAVFSELTAPATATAPSGSPGGSAASFTPFSSFAPGAATMDNSAAFPLGGAPAAPTEQTSILPVSGGNAFANTHGGHWSTMQPQQTSLFPVTGQQAISQLSTPAAGGPSGNQQWNSSVSPSTLGFPSSATAQVPQAVNPVLQEATSAVASQASSVEIKSIGRKELPADLFAVNYPSIPGAFPGWHAGPQQGYGFAMQYNMSMATNAFPQPSKTTNPFDVINEPTSQAPTFPSLSSLQGALPNMAAPTGLLHTSSLGAPTYPPAMPQQAPSYASAIPPGSYMGHQVAGSMPQRPPGVASFGFDGVAFGGLNSNQQSGGLYSAPPTQNTFSSSGGNPFG, via the exons ATGGCGAACCGAAGGGAGGATGAGAAGAATGAAAGAACTATACGGAATCTGCTTAAACTTCCCGACAATCGACGATGTATAAACTGTAATAGTTTG GGGCCACAATATGTTTGCACTAATTTCTGGACATTTGTTTGCACAACATGCAGTGGTTTACA TCGGGAGTTCACCCACAGAGTGAAATCAGTATCCATGGCTAAATTTACCTCACAAGAAGTTAGTGCCCTTCAAGGAGGAGGAAATGCG AGTGCAAAGGAAATATATTTGAAGGACTGGGACCCACAGCGTAATTCTCTCCCAGATGGCAG TAATGTAGAGAGGCTTCGTGATTTTATTAAGCATGTGTATGTGGATAGAAGATACTCCGGTGAAAGGAGCTTTGAGAAGCCGCCAAGGGGAAAGATG GCTGAAGCCGAGAACATGAACGAGAACAGGAAGACAGATACCTACCGGGGTGGCTCTCGAAGCCCACCAAATGAGGAAGTATATGAGCGTCGATATAGCGACAGAGCTAGTCCTGGTGGGAGAAGTAGTGGTGGAAGAAGTCCTGGATATGATCAAAGAAGTCCTGCCCGTGCTGAAGTAATCAATGACTGGCGACGGGAGGATAGGTTTGGTAATGGTCGAACTTCTGATGGAGGATCCAAGTTTGAAAGCATGTCACCTGACCGTCAAAGCGACCTTGACACATCTAGTCCTCCAATGGTTCGTCCTGTTAGAGAGATTCTTGGAGATAGTGTATCTCCTCTTCGAGTTATTGAGCCTCCGAAAACCAATGGTGGTAGGTCTGCTGCTGATAGTTCCATGCGGACCCAG AGGACTGCATCTTCCAGTAGTTTGGCGTCCTCCAATGGGAACCCTGTTGAACTAAAGACCGAAACCTCATTAATTGATTTTGATGATGTTCCTGAACCCCCAGCTTCTGCACCCGCACCCCAAATACAACAATCTGTTACGGTCATGCCCGTTGCTCAACCAACAAAATCTGCTGCTGACAACTGGGCGAACTTTGATTCATTTGCAGAGGTTAAAGCATCTCCAGCTCCTTCAAATACCAATATACTGGAGGCTGTATTCTCAGAGTTGACAGCTCCAGCAACTGCAACTGCTCCTTCAGGAAGTCCTGGTGGTAGTGCAGCTTCATTCACCCCCTTCAGTAGTTTTGCTCCTGGAGCTGCAACTATGGACAACTCAGCAGCATTTCCACTTGGTGGTGCTCCAGCTGCACCCACTGAACAGACATCAATACTGCCAGTTAGTGGTGGTAATGCCTTTGCAAATACTCATGGTGGACACTGGTCTACTATGCAACCTCAGCAGACTTCCTTGTTTCCTGTGACTGGCCAACAAGCTATATCGCAGCTTTCTACTCCAGCTGCTGGTGGACCTTCTGGCAATCAG CAATGGAATTCTTCAGTTTCCCCAAGCACTCTTGGTTTTCCTAGTTCAGCAACTGCACAAGTTCCTCAAGCTGTAAACCCTGTCCTTCAGGAAGCCACTTCTGCAGTTGCATCTCAAGCTTCTTCTGTTGAAATCAAATCTATTGGAAGAAAAGAACTGCCTGCG GATTTGTTTGCTGTAAACTATCCTTCAATTCCTGGAGCTTTTCCAGGCTGGCATGCTGGTCCACAGCAAGGCTATGGATTCGCGATGCAGTACAACATGTCAATG GCTACAAATGCTTTTCCACAaccatcaaaaacaacaaaccCTTTTGATGTCATAAATGAACCAACTTCACAAGCTCCAACG ttTCCATCACTGTCATCATTACAAGGTGCACTACCAAACATGGCAGCTCCAACTGGATTGCTGCATACATCCAGCCTCGGTGCCCCAACTTATCCTCCGGCAATGCCTCAGCAAGCACCATCTTATGCATCAGCAATTCCACCAG GCTCATACATGGGGCATCAAGTAGCTGGTAGCATGCCACAGAG ACCACCAGGAGTAGCAAGTTTTGGCTTTGATGGGGTTGCTTTTGGAGGTCTAAACTCGAACCAGCAGTCGGGTGGATTATATTCTGCACCCCCTACCCAGAACACCTTCTCTTCTTCTGGAGGAAACCCTTTCGGATAA